Proteins encoded in a region of the Lepeophtheirus salmonis chromosome 6, UVic_Lsal_1.4, whole genome shotgun sequence genome:
- the LOC121120786 gene encoding putative ferric-chelate reductase 1 isoform X1, with protein sequence MKFNLFSLVIFGILRLSRCQNQFILGFNKKSCDTLEPMYVLEDYTHIKLGPNNEEKSGEELKEPIRSPTRYNTRNPPVEIKIDFDQYRRNREYKIRLEASRFFDGYMLQVQGKRDGNITYVGSWKSAKNKVPRLISCNGIKNAGLISKKRPVQYGNQTFYWRAPSSDAGPLRIFVSIIFQDAYFILNSKEITFNAYPLSLKGCGKSMSCFRYCKMEPFCDADETEYMLTISEDPKNPESVMFKLGGKVNGPENYIALGFGYDMTNIKDMDIVACYNENNAIKLGHYLLENQDSNPQIHRSKIQLELSDYDEETGYIWCQFSRPINPQSVFDINFASKLFRFYFWGERNATEILLPPMNQVFSSPLSLNISDQVNEVRFNGGKSSGQTLLNPEFLLYFVTIFLSFIGI encoded by the exons atgaaatttaatttattttctcttgttATTTTTGGAATCCTTCGATTAAGTAGAtgtcaaaatcaatttattcttGG aTTCAACAAGAAATCATGCGATACTCTTGAGCCCATGTACGTATTAGAAGACTACACGCACATCAAACTTGGACCAAATAATGAGGAGAAATCTGGTGAAGAATTGAAGGAACCAATTCGTTCTCCCACACGATACAATACTCGCAATCCTCCAGTGGAAATTAAAATCGACTTTGATCAATATCGACGGAATCGAGAATATAAGA TAAGACTCGAAGCATCAAGATTTTTTGATGGGTACATGTTACAAGTTCAAGGTAAAAGAGATGGAAATATAACATATGTTGGATCTTGGAAAAGTGCAAAGAACAAAGTACCCCGTTTAATATCATGTAATGGTATTAAAAATGCAGGActcattagtaaaaaaagacCAGTTCAATATGGAAATCAAACGTTTTATTGGAGAGCGCCTTCGTCAGATGCTGGTCCTCTACGTATTTTTGTCTCAATTATTTTTCAGGATGCATATTTCATACTGAACAGcaaagaaattacttttaatgcTTATCCT CTGAGTCTAAAAGGATGTGGGAAGTCAATGTCATGTTTCCGCTATTGTAAAATGGAGCCTTTTTGTGACGCAGATGAAACTGAATATATGTTGACAATTTCAGAGGATCCTAAAAATCCAGAATCTGTCATGTTTAAATTAGGAGGAAAGGTAAATGGGCCAGAG aactaTATTGCTCTTGGATTCGGATATGACATGACAAATATAAAGGATATGGACATAGTAGCTTGTTACAATGAGA ACAATGCAATCAAATTGGGACACTATTTGCTTGAAAATCAGGATAGCAATCCTCAAATACACCGTTCCAAGATTCAACTAGAACTATCTGACTACGATGAGGAAACAGGATATATATGGTGTCAATTTAGTCGACCAATCAATCCCCAATCTGTGTTTGACATTAATTTTGCATCTAAACTCTtccgtttttatttttggggggaGAGGAATGCCACAGA aatctTGCTTCCACCCATGAATCAAGTATTTTCTTCCCCCTTAAGTCTAAATATATCGGATCAAGTTAATGAAGTACGATTCAATGGCGGAAAAAGTTCGGGACAGACTTTACTCAATCCCGAATTCTTACTTTATTTCGTCACTATTTTCTTGTCATTCATAGGGATATGA
- the LOC121120786 gene encoding putative ferric-chelate reductase 1 isoform X2, translating to MYVLEDYTHIKLGPNNEEKSGEELKEPIRSPTRYNTRNPPVEIKIDFDQYRRNREYKIRLEASRFFDGYMLQVQGKRDGNITYVGSWKSAKNKVPRLISCNGIKNAGLISKKRPVQYGNQTFYWRAPSSDAGPLRIFVSIIFQDAYFILNSKEITFNAYPLSLKGCGKSMSCFRYCKMEPFCDADETEYMLTISEDPKNPESVMFKLGGKVNGPENYIALGFGYDMTNIKDMDIVACYNENNAIKLGHYLLENQDSNPQIHRSKIQLELSDYDEETGYIWCQFSRPINPQSVFDINFASKLFRFYFWGERNATEILLPPMNQVFSSPLSLNISDQVNEVRFNGGKSSGQTLLNPEFLLYFVTIFLSFIGI from the exons ATGTACGTATTAGAAGACTACACGCACATCAAACTTGGACCAAATAATGAGGAGAAATCTGGTGAAGAATTGAAGGAACCAATTCGTTCTCCCACACGATACAATACTCGCAATCCTCCAGTGGAAATTAAAATCGACTTTGATCAATATCGACGGAATCGAGAATATAAGA TAAGACTCGAAGCATCAAGATTTTTTGATGGGTACATGTTACAAGTTCAAGGTAAAAGAGATGGAAATATAACATATGTTGGATCTTGGAAAAGTGCAAAGAACAAAGTACCCCGTTTAATATCATGTAATGGTATTAAAAATGCAGGActcattagtaaaaaaagacCAGTTCAATATGGAAATCAAACGTTTTATTGGAGAGCGCCTTCGTCAGATGCTGGTCCTCTACGTATTTTTGTCTCAATTATTTTTCAGGATGCATATTTCATACTGAACAGcaaagaaattacttttaatgcTTATCCT CTGAGTCTAAAAGGATGTGGGAAGTCAATGTCATGTTTCCGCTATTGTAAAATGGAGCCTTTTTGTGACGCAGATGAAACTGAATATATGTTGACAATTTCAGAGGATCCTAAAAATCCAGAATCTGTCATGTTTAAATTAGGAGGAAAGGTAAATGGGCCAGAG aactaTATTGCTCTTGGATTCGGATATGACATGACAAATATAAAGGATATGGACATAGTAGCTTGTTACAATGAGA ACAATGCAATCAAATTGGGACACTATTTGCTTGAAAATCAGGATAGCAATCCTCAAATACACCGTTCCAAGATTCAACTAGAACTATCTGACTACGATGAGGAAACAGGATATATATGGTGTCAATTTAGTCGACCAATCAATCCCCAATCTGTGTTTGACATTAATTTTGCATCTAAACTCTtccgtttttatttttggggggaGAGGAATGCCACAGA aatctTGCTTCCACCCATGAATCAAGTATTTTCTTCCCCCTTAAGTCTAAATATATCGGATCAAGTTAATGAAGTACGATTCAATGGCGGAAAAAGTTCGGGACAGACTTTACTCAATCCCGAATTCTTACTTTATTTCGTCACTATTTTCTTGTCATTCATAGGGATATGA